DNA from Bacteroides zoogleoformans:
GTTGATGCGCTTGTCAAAGAAGTAATCGCCCACCCGGTCGCCATAGTCCGGACCGGAGAAGGAGGTATTCAGCAGTCCGGCGAACTTTTTCAGCAGCCGGCATTCCAATGCCAAGTAGGCATTGAGGTCTACACTCTCCTGATTCATGCTCCAAGCATCGTCGGCTCCTTCGTTCTTCAGCATGGTGGCGTTGTCAAAGCGGATGGCGTTGTCCATGCCGCTTTCCCATGCGGCGGCTTCCAGTGTACCGTCGGTAGAGCCGTATTCGCACATGCCGTTGCGGTTATGGTCGCGTTTCTGGTACCACCAGTTATAGTAGGATAAGAGTTGCGGGTACATTTCGGCAACGAAAGCCGTGTCGCCTGTTTGGGTGAAGATTTCATCTACTGCCCAGCACACCAAGGGCGGTTTGCTGTCGCGTGCGTTGTTCTCTGCCGGGTTGGTATAGATGCAGTCGATAATCATGCCGTCGGGCTGCTGATAGTCGAACATGGCGCGGATGTTGTTCTTGGCCAGTTCGGGGGCGAACTTGGCGGTTCCGGCACTGAAACGCCAACTGTCCCATGCCCAGAAACCGACAAAGTAGTCTACGGCATGGCTGGGTACGATGCCTTCGTGCAAGAGTCCGCCATGATGCGTGCGCCAATTGGAGATAAGGGTAGTGACGGCTTTCACGGCAATGCGGTCGTATTCGGGCTTCATGTCCGTGCGCAGCGCCTTGCTGAGGTAACCCTCCCAACGTTCGGCATTGGCTTGCAAGGCGTTTTCGGGATTATTGAGCAATGCCGGGAGATTCTGCAAGCCCACGGTCATCTCCTTCTCAGAGCTAAAGAAAGAGATGGCTACGTTGACGGTGCGTTTGGAAGCAAGAACAAGCGCTGTATAGTTATGATCCACTTCGGTCAGCATCACATCCGGAGTGAAGGTTATGGTCACACTTTCTCCACTCGGATGGCGGGCGATGACGGAGCTTTGCTCTACGGTCACGCTTACGTCGTCGGCCCATCGGCTACCCGTCAGGAGCAGTTTCTCCGCTTTGTCGGTTTCGATGCGTAGCAGGACGGTAGAGGCGTCGGTGAAGTTGAGGCGTT
Protein-coding regions in this window:
- a CDS encoding MGH1-like glycoside hydrolase domain-containing protein; translated protein: MRYKFISLLCFLLLAAGLTSCTSGAQSTQQRRYAFSNILDIAYTPDTLHRCHGWFTDAGSWMGFTLPEKNQWVNGFCGPFSLDMFRRQWIAQSAVTVGFAKEPQGLFVPDSTCYYPGELYMSARSCKGSITQRLNFTDASTVLLRIETDKAEKLLLTGSRWADDVSVTVEQSSVIARHPSGESVTITFTPDVMLTEVDHNYTALVLASKRTVNVAISFFSSEKEMTVGLQNLPALLNNPENALQANAERWEGYLSKALRTDMKPEYDRIAVKAVTTLISNWRTHHGGLLHEGIVPSHAVDYFVGFWAWDSWRFSAGTAKFAPELAKNNIRAMFDYQQPDGMIIDCIYTNPAENNARDSKPPLVCWAVDEIFTQTGDTAFVAEMYPQLLSYYNWWYQKRDHNRNGMCEYGSTDGTLEAAAWESGMDNAIRFDNATMLKNEGADDAWSMNQESVDLNAYLALECRLLKKFAGLLNTSFSGPDYGDRVGDYFFDKRINFFCDRRLKDGSFIEEPGCEAYTPLWTQIATQTQVDSMLPMLRDTAKFSTYIPFPTIAADNPKYDPRGYWRGPIWLDQTYFAIRGLRNYGYSKLADEYTLQVFDRLSGLKEGAPIHENYGTHNGECLKAPHFSWSSSHLLMLYEEYGKE